In Odontesthes bonariensis isolate fOdoBon6 chromosome 22, fOdoBon6.hap1, whole genome shotgun sequence, one genomic interval encodes:
- the LOC142372582 gene encoding protein phosphatase 1 regulatory subunit 3C-like: MSCTRVLQDLSRHQSAVTQAELAMCLRLGQRQPLYQLLSISTLKPKQRPWQPTVGKHKTSLHSMHLSASLSSSLTMSRVPSKLRSCFRRNSGGGNKKRVVFADAIGLELTAIHLFNPEPSSPTSAPGMGPSPAQRQDQQSTSSKILCHKMQLGLPQSTQDFKTFLASQRERIVQLESCSISEHSLSGKVCVSHVSTKKVVHIRMTFDSWKTHYDIPCKFLQHQRCSGLDVDVFSFDINLPQNIDPKERCEFFVLFRPGPGSTHHWDDNRGQNYRVCMEKDESSASQGNTNHCDPTFSKQQPLAWPQVSACIQNSGNLQYLNRWLSSRA; encoded by the exons ATGAGTTGCACAAG AGTTCTTCAAGATCTTAGTCGCCATCAGTCAGCTGTAACACAAGCTGAGCTGGCCATGTGTCTGAGACTGGGTCAGAGGCAGCCTCTTTATCAACTACTGTCCATATCAACTCTAAAGCCCAAGCAGCGTCCCTGGCAGCCAACAGTCGGTAAACACAAGACCAGCCTTCACTCCATGCATCTCTCTGCCTCTTTGTCCTCATCGCTGACCATGTCTCGGGTGCCCTCAAAGCTGCGGAGTTGTTTCCGCAGGAACAGCGGCGGTGGGAACAAGAAACGTGTGGTGTTTGCAGACGCCATAGGATTGGAACTCACCGCTATACATCTGTTCAACCCTGAGCCGTCCTCCCCCACATCTGCCCCAGGGATGGGACCCTCTCCAGCTCAACGTCAAGACCAACAGTCAACTTCAAGCAAAATACTGTGCCACAAGATGCAGCTGGGTCTCCCTCAGTCCACACAAGACTTTAAAACCTTTCTTGCATCTCAGCGGGAGAGGATCGTCCAGCTTGAGAGCTGCAGCATTTCAGAGCACAGCCTAAGCGGCAAAGTGTGTGTCTCCCACGTTAGCACCAAAAAGGTTGTTCATATAAGGATGACTTTTGACTCTTGGAAGACTCATTATGACATTCCCTGCAAGTTCTTGCAGCATCAGCGGTGCAGTGGTTTAGATGTGGATGTTTTTTCCTTTGACATAAACTTACCCCAGAACATTGATCCAAAAGAGCGATGTGAGTTTTTCGTCTTATTCAGACCAGGACCTGGCTCTACGCACCACTGGGATGACAACAGGGGGCAGAATTACAGAGTGTGCATGGAAAAAGATGAATCAAGTGCGAGCCAAGGTAACACTAATCATTGTGACCCCACATTTTCAAAGCAACAACCACTGGCCTGGCCACAAGTGTCTGCTTGTATCCAAAATTCTGGCAATCTCCAGTATCTTAACAGGTGGTTGTCCAGCAGAGCATAG
- the LOC142373316 gene encoding protein phosphatase 1 regulatory subunit 3C-like has product MLVRPQIERRRHLPRTPISAAIVRRIQGEDDGATSSQITEPPSAEPESASWTLFMMLRYAHSMHLSASSSSSLTMSRVPSKLRSCFRRNSGGGNKKRVVFADAIGLELTAIHLFNPEPSSPTSAPGMGPSPAQRQDQQSTSSKILCHKMQLGLPQSTQDFKTFLASQRERIVQLESCSISEHSLSGKVCVSHVSTKKVVHIRMTFDSWKTHYDIPCTFLQHQWCSGLDVDVFSFDINLPQNIDPKERCEFFVLFRPGPGSTYHWDDNRGQNYRVCMEKDESSASQGNTNHCDPTFSKQQPLAWPQVSACIQNSGNLQYLNRWLSSRA; this is encoded by the exons atgttggtgAGACCTCAGATTGAGAGAAGACGACATCTTCCAAGAACCCCAATCTCTGCAGCCATTGTGAGGAGGATTCAGGGGGAAGATGACGGTGCCACATCCTCCCAAATTACAGAACCACCATCTGCAGAGCCTGAG agTGCAAGTTGGACACTTTTCATGATGTTAAGGTATGCTCACTCCATGCATCTCTCTGCCTCTTCGTCCTCATCGCTGACCATGTCTCGGGTGCCCTCAAAGCTGCGGAGTTGTTTCCGCAGGAACAGCGGCGGTGGGAACAAGAAACGTGTGGTGTTTGCAGACGCCATAGGATTGGAACTCACCGCTATACATCTGTTCAACCCTGAGCCGTCCTCCCCCACATCTGCCCCAGGGATGGGACCCTCTCCAGCCCAACGTCAAGACCAACAGTCAACTTCAAGCAAAATACTGTGCCACAAGATGCAGCTGGGTCTCCCTCAGTCCACACAAGACTTTAAAACCTTTCTTGCATCTCAGCGGGAGAGGATCGTCCAGCTTGAGAGCTGCAGCATTTCAGAGCACAGCCTAAGCGGCAAAGTGTGTGTCTCCCACGTTAGCACCAAAAAGGTTGTTCATATAAGGATGACTTTTGACTCTTGGAAGACTCATTATGACATTCCCTGCACGTTCTTGCAGCATCAGTGGTGCAGTGGTTTAGATGTGGATGTTTTTTCCTTTGACATAAACTTACCCCAGAACATTGATCCAAAAGAGCGATGTGAGTTTTTCGTCTTATTCAGACCAGGACCTGGCTCTACGTACCACTGGGATGACAACAGGGGGCAGAATTACAGAGTGTGCATGGAAAAAGATGAATCAAGTGCGAGCCAAGGTAACACTAATCATTGTGACCCCACATTTTCAAAGCAACAACCACTGGCCTGGCCACAAGTGTCTGCTTGTATCCAAAATTCTGGCAATCTCCAGTATCTTAACAGGTGGTTGTCCAGCAGAGCATAG